The nucleotide sequence GCGGCCGCACGCGCCCCGGAGGAGAGCTTCTCCCAGTGGGCACAGCGGGCACCGCAGGAGGAACTGGTATGACCACCGACAGCATCGCGCCCCTGGCCGGGCTGCGCACGGCCGCCATCCCCACCCTGACCGCCAACGCCGCCCCGGCGACCGCCCCCACGGCAGCCCCGGCGGCCGTCAATCCCTACGGCCGACTCGTCGCGCGCGGCGCCAACCGCCCACGCTCCGCCCAGGCTCCCCGCCGCAGCGAAGCCGAGCTGCGCCGCATCGCGGCGGACGGCGCCGCACGGCTGGGCCCGAATGCCTCGGCCGAGGCAGTCATCACCTGGGCGGCCGAAACCTTCCCCGACTCGCTGGCCGTCGCCTGCTCCATGGCGGACGCCGTACTGCCACATGTGGTGGCCGCCCACATGCCTGGCGTCGACACGCTGTTCCTGGAGACCGGTTTCCACTTCCCCCAGACCGAGCAGACCCGTGACGCAGTCGCCCGCACCATGGACGTCACCGTCATAGACGTCCTGCCCGAACTCACCATCGCCCAACAGGATGCCGAGTACGGGCCGCGCCTGTACGAGCGGGAGCCCACCAAGTGCTGCTACCTGCGCAAGGTGGCACCCCTGGCACGCGCCCTGTCCGGCTATGAGGCCTGGGCCACCGGCCTGCGCCGGGAGGACTCCCCCACCCGCGCCGACGCCCCGCTGGTCGCCTTCGATGAGACCCACCGGATCGTCAAGCTCAACCCGCTGGCGGCCTGGAGCTTCGAGGATCTGCTGGAGTACGCGACCGCGCACGACGTCGTCGTCAACCCGCTGCTGGCGGACGGCTACCCGTCGATCGGCTGCCAGACCTGCACCCGGCGCGTCGCCCCGGGAGAGGATCCCCGCTCCGGACGCTGGGCCGGATTCACCAAGACCGAGTGCGGCATCCACCTGTGAGGCCCCGTCCGCACGCCCCTGCACACCAAGCCGCGAAACCGATTGGAGAGCCACATGAGCACAGCCACTGACAGCATTACCAGCGTTACCGCCGCCCCTGCGGATCATCTCGACGCCCTCGAGTCCGAGGCGATCGGGATCATCCGGGAGGTGGTCGCCGAATGCCGGCGCCCGGTGCTGCTGTTCTCGGGCGGTAAGGACTCCGTGGTCATCCTGCACCTGGCCCGCAAGGCCTTCTGGCCGGCACCGCTGCCCTTCCCCTGCTGCACGTGGACACCGGCCACAACTTCC is from Actinomyces sp. 432 and encodes:
- a CDS encoding phosphoadenylyl-sulfate reductase, whose amino-acid sequence is MTTDSIAPLAGLRTAAIPTLTANAAPATAPTAAPAAVNPYGRLVARGANRPRSAQAPRRSEAELRRIAADGAARLGPNASAEAVITWAAETFPDSLAVACSMADAVLPHVVAAHMPGVDTLFLETGFHFPQTEQTRDAVARTMDVTVIDVLPELTIAQQDAEYGPRLYEREPTKCCYLRKVAPLARALSGYEAWATGLRREDSPTRADAPLVAFDETHRIVKLNPLAAWSFEDLLEYATAHDVVVNPLLADGYPSIGCQTCTRRVAPGEDPRSGRWAGFTKTECGIHL